In Bos javanicus breed banteng chromosome 2, ARS-OSU_banteng_1.0, whole genome shotgun sequence, the following proteins share a genomic window:
- the METTL5 gene encoding rRNA N6-adenosine-methyltransferase METTL5 isoform X2, whose protein sequence is MKKLKLKELESRLQQVDGFEKPKVLLEQYPTRPHIAACMLYTIHNTYDDIENKVVADLGCGCGVLSIGTAMLGAGLCVGFDIDEDALEIFNRNVEEFELTNVDVVQCDVCSLSNRMSKSFDTVIMNPPFGTKNNKGTDMAFLKTALEMARTAVYSLHKSSTREHIQKKAAEWKVKIDIIAELRYDLPASYKFHKKKSVDIEVDLIRFSF, encoded by the exons atgaagaaattaaagctTAAGGAACTAGAGAGTCGCCTGCAACAAGTGGATGGATTCGAAAAGCCCAAGGTCCTTCTAGAACAGTATCCTACCAGGCCGCACATTGCAG CATGTATGCTCTATACAATCCATAATACATATGATGACATTGAAAATAAAGTGGTTGCAGATCTAGGATGTGGCTGTGGAGTGCTTAGCATTGGAACTGCAATGCTAGGAGCAGG gTTGTGTGTTGGATTTGACATAGATGAAGATGCACTGGAAATATTTAATAGGAATGTAGAAGAGTTTGAGTTAACAAATGTAGACGTGGTTCAATGTGATGTATGCTCATTATCTAACAGAATGTCCAAATCATTTGATACAGTAATTATGAATCCTCCCTTTGGgaccaaaaataataaag GGACAGATATGGCATTTCTGAAGACTGCTTTGGAAATGGCAAGAACCGCAGTATATTCTTTACACAAATCCTCAACTAGAGAA catattcaaaagaaagcTGCAGAGTGGAAGGTCAAGATAGATATTATTGCAG AGCTGCGATACGACCTGCCAGCATCATACAagtttcataaaaaaaaatca GTAGACATCGAAGTGGATCTAATTCGGTTTTCTTTTTAA
- the METTL5 gene encoding rRNA N6-adenosine-methyltransferase METTL5 isoform X1, whose product MKKLKLKELESRLQQVDGFEKPKVLLEQYPTRPHIAACMLYTIHNTYDDIENKVVADLGCGCGVLSIGTAMLGAGLCVGFDIDEDALEIFNRNVEEFELTNVDVVQCDVCSLSNRMSKSFDTVIMNPPFGTKNNKGTDMAFLKTALEMARTAVYSLHKSSTREHIQKKAAEWKVKIDIIAELRYDLPASYKFHKKKSVSLLILVYPHSVLKNFTIIISNVIKLLE is encoded by the exons atgaagaaattaaagctTAAGGAACTAGAGAGTCGCCTGCAACAAGTGGATGGATTCGAAAAGCCCAAGGTCCTTCTAGAACAGTATCCTACCAGGCCGCACATTGCAG CATGTATGCTCTATACAATCCATAATACATATGATGACATTGAAAATAAAGTGGTTGCAGATCTAGGATGTGGCTGTGGAGTGCTTAGCATTGGAACTGCAATGCTAGGAGCAGG gTTGTGTGTTGGATTTGACATAGATGAAGATGCACTGGAAATATTTAATAGGAATGTAGAAGAGTTTGAGTTAACAAATGTAGACGTGGTTCAATGTGATGTATGCTCATTATCTAACAGAATGTCCAAATCATTTGATACAGTAATTATGAATCCTCCCTTTGGgaccaaaaataataaag GGACAGATATGGCATTTCTGAAGACTGCTTTGGAAATGGCAAGAACCGCAGTATATTCTTTACACAAATCCTCAACTAGAGAA catattcaaaagaaagcTGCAGAGTGGAAGGTCAAGATAGATATTATTGCAG AGCTGCGATACGACCTGCCAGCATCATACAagtttcataaaaaaaaatcagtaagtctCTTGATTCTGGTTTATCCACATTCAGTACTGAAAAACTTCACAATAATTATTTCTAATGTTATCAAGTTGCTTGAGTAA
- the METTL5 gene encoding rRNA N6-adenosine-methyltransferase METTL5 isoform X3, with amino-acid sequence MLYTIHNTYDDIENKVVADLGCGCGVLSIGTAMLGAGLCVGFDIDEDALEIFNRNVEEFELTNVDVVQCDVCSLSNRMSKSFDTVIMNPPFGTKNNKGTDMAFLKTALEMARTAVYSLHKSSTREHIQKKAAEWKVKIDIIAELRYDLPASYKFHKKKSVSLLILVYPHSVLKNFTIIISNVIKLLE; translated from the exons ATGCTCTATACAATCCATAATACATATGATGACATTGAAAATAAAGTGGTTGCAGATCTAGGATGTGGCTGTGGAGTGCTTAGCATTGGAACTGCAATGCTAGGAGCAGG gTTGTGTGTTGGATTTGACATAGATGAAGATGCACTGGAAATATTTAATAGGAATGTAGAAGAGTTTGAGTTAACAAATGTAGACGTGGTTCAATGTGATGTATGCTCATTATCTAACAGAATGTCCAAATCATTTGATACAGTAATTATGAATCCTCCCTTTGGgaccaaaaataataaag GGACAGATATGGCATTTCTGAAGACTGCTTTGGAAATGGCAAGAACCGCAGTATATTCTTTACACAAATCCTCAACTAGAGAA catattcaaaagaaagcTGCAGAGTGGAAGGTCAAGATAGATATTATTGCAG AGCTGCGATACGACCTGCCAGCATCATACAagtttcataaaaaaaaatcagtaagtctCTTGATTCTGGTTTATCCACATTCAGTACTGAAAAACTTCACAATAATTATTTCTAATGTTATCAAGTTGCTTGAGTAA
- the SSB gene encoding lupus La protein, producing MAENGDNEKMAALEAKICHQIEYYFGDFNLPRDKFLKEQIKLDEGWVPLEIMIKFNRLNRLTTDFNVIVEALSKSKAELMEISEDKTKIRRSPSKPLPEVTDEYKNDVKNRSVYIKGFPTDAALDDIKEWLEDKGQVLNIQMRRTLHKAFKGSIFAVFDSIESAKKFVETPGQKYKDTDLLILFKEDYFTKKNEERKQNKMEAKLRAKQEQEEKQKLAENAEMKSLEEKIGCLLKFSGDLDDQTCREDLHTLFSNHGEIKWIHFVRGAKEGIILFKEKAKEALDKAKEANNGNLQLRNKEVTWEVLEGDVEKEALKKIIEDQQESLNKWKSKGRRFKGKGKGNKAAQAGSAKGKVQFQGKKTKFDSDDERDENGASRAVKRAREETDKEPPSKQQKTENGAGDQ from the exons ATGGCTGAAAATGGTGATAATGAAAAAATGGCTGCTCTGGAGGCCAAAATCTGTCATCAAATTGAG TATTATTTTGGAGACTTCAATTTGCCACGGgacaaatttttaaaggaacagaTCAAACTGGATGAAGGCTGGGTACCTTTGGAGATAATGATAAAGTTTAATag GTTAAACCGTTTAACGACAGACTTTAATGTAATAGTAGAGGCCCTGAGCAAATCAAAGGCAGAACTCATGGAAATAAGTGAagataaaactaaaattagaagaTCTCCAAGCAAACCTCTCCCTGAAGTGACTGATGAGTATAAAAATGACGTAAAAAACAGATCTGTTTATATT AAAGGCTTCCCGACAGATGCAGCTCTTGATGACATAAAAGAATGGTTAGAAGATAAAGGTCAAGTACTAAATATTCAGATGAGAAGAACCTTGCACAAAGCATTTAAG GGTTCAATATTTGCTGTATTTGATAGTATTGAATCAGCTAAAAAGTTTGTTGAGACCCCTGGCCAGAAGTACAAAGACACAGACCTGTTAATACTTTTCAA GGAAGATTATTTcaccaaaaaaaatgaagaaagaaagcaaaataaaatggaagctAAATTACGAGCTAAACA agagcaagaagaaaaacaaaagctagcAGAAAATGCTGAAATG AAATCTCTAGAAGAAAAGATTGGCTGCTTGCTGAAATTTTCAGGAGACTTAGATGATCAGACGTGTAGAGAAGATTTGCACACCCTTTTCTCAAATCAtggtgaaataaaatggataCACTTTGTCAGAGGCGCCAAAGAG GGAATaattctatttaaagaaaaagctaAGGAAGCACTGGATAAAGCAAAAGAGGCCAATAATGGTAACCTACAACTAAGGAACAAAGAAGTCACCTGGGAAGTACTAGAAGGAGATGTGGAAAAAGaagcactgaaaaaaataatagaagatcAACAAGAATCTCTAAACAAATGGAAGTCAAAAG GTCGAAgatttaaaggaaaaggaaagggaaataaagcTGCCCAGGCTGGGTCTGCTAAAGGAAAAGTACAGTTTCAGGGCAAGAAAACGAAATTTGATAGTGATGATGAACGTGATGAAAATGGTGCATCTC gAGCAGTaaaaagagcaagagaagaaacagacaaagaaCCTCcatcaaaacaacagaaaacagaaaatggtgCCGGAGACCAGTAG